In a single window of the Nocardiopsis composta genome:
- a CDS encoding OmpA family protein has translation MPPLRRHLPAALATAAALILGGCSASGGAGGPGGQGGGGGGAAPAADFPYVREGTLAYQGGAVVDARVAVTGLHRTPELTAVDLEVTALGELPDGGEGSGTGDQNAPILIDPVGGRAFAPLSGPGGTFYGSDAGGGRTLALGWPDVPHTVRLYYPRLPDGAEQVTLAGLGLGAMTGLPVTDTGEVPAQEPNHEEFSADSPPPDGTPVVFPEKAPPADAEGEEYRLESFVDSETASTTRDGDTETIALHSDVMFEFDSADVTGDAAETIAETAGTLRSRRVPEGAAVAVTGHTDGKGSDDYNQRLSEARAEIVAELLEEELGSAYDFEVSGKGASEPVAEEGGEDDEEARARNRRVEVSYELTDDRGSGGATPAEGEGALASAELHPGEPAAFRTEEPEPAATATTGDGLRLDVAPLLRDGAYLAASVTITNEGDSATTPDLRGEAGGPARYEDDTLGGFQLREPDGGLVRYVAQATDGDRYAGVAESVYELEPGASYRSVAYFPAPAADVDELTLIAGPFGELDGVPVQ, from the coding sequence ATGCCCCCTCTCCGCCGACACCTGCCGGCGGCCCTCGCCACCGCGGCCGCGCTGATCCTCGGCGGCTGCTCCGCATCCGGGGGCGCCGGCGGCCCCGGTGGCCAGGGCGGCGGCGGAGGCGGCGCGGCCCCCGCCGCGGACTTCCCCTACGTCCGCGAGGGGACCCTGGCCTACCAGGGCGGCGCGGTCGTCGACGCCCGGGTCGCCGTCACCGGCCTGCACCGCACCCCGGAGCTGACCGCCGTCGACCTCGAGGTCACCGCCCTCGGCGAGCTCCCCGACGGCGGCGAGGGGAGCGGCACGGGGGACCAGAACGCCCCGATCCTCATCGACCCGGTCGGCGGCCGGGCGTTCGCCCCGCTGAGCGGCCCCGGCGGCACCTTCTACGGCAGCGACGCGGGCGGCGGGAGGACGCTCGCCCTCGGCTGGCCCGACGTCCCGCACACCGTGCGGCTCTACTACCCGCGGCTGCCGGACGGCGCCGAGCAGGTCACCCTGGCCGGGCTCGGCCTGGGCGCGATGACCGGGCTGCCCGTCACCGACACCGGCGAGGTGCCCGCCCAGGAGCCCAACCACGAGGAGTTCTCCGCCGACTCCCCGCCGCCCGACGGCACCCCGGTGGTCTTCCCCGAGAAAGCCCCGCCGGCCGACGCGGAGGGCGAGGAGTACCGGCTGGAGAGCTTCGTCGACTCCGAGACCGCCTCCACCACCCGCGACGGCGACACCGAGACCATCGCGCTCCACTCCGACGTGATGTTCGAGTTCGACTCCGCGGACGTCACCGGCGACGCGGCGGAGACCATCGCGGAGACCGCGGGGACCCTGCGCTCCCGGCGGGTCCCCGAGGGCGCCGCCGTCGCCGTCACCGGCCACACCGACGGCAAGGGGTCCGACGACTACAACCAGCGGCTCTCCGAGGCGCGCGCCGAGATCGTCGCGGAGCTGCTGGAGGAGGAGCTCGGCTCGGCCTACGACTTCGAGGTCTCCGGGAAGGGCGCGAGCGAACCGGTCGCCGAGGAGGGCGGGGAGGACGACGAGGAGGCGCGCGCCCGCAACCGCCGGGTGGAGGTCTCCTACGAGCTGACCGACGACCGCGGCTCCGGCGGTGCCACACCCGCGGAGGGCGAGGGCGCCCTCGCCTCCGCCGAACTGCACCCCGGCGAGCCGGCGGCGTTCCGCACCGAGGAGCCCGAACCGGCCGCCACCGCGACCACCGGCGACGGCCTGCGCCTGGACGTCGCCCCGCTCCTCCGGGACGGCGCCTACCTCGCCGCCTCGGTCACCATCACCAACGAGGGCGACTCCGCGACCACCCCGGACCTGCGCGGCGAGGCCGGCGGCCCGGCCCGCTACGAGGACGACACCCTGGGCGGCTTCCAGCTGCGCGAGCCCGACGGCGGACTGGTCCGCTACGTCGCCCAGGCCACCGACGGCGACCGGTACGCCGGCGTCGCAGAGTCGGTCTACGAACTCGAACCGGGCGCCTCCTACCGGTCCGTCGCCTACTTCCCGGCGCCGGCCGCCGACGTCGACGAGCTCACCCTGATCGCCGGCCCGTTCGGGGAACTCGACGGGGTGCCCGTGCAGTGA
- a CDS encoding GNAT family N-acetyltransferase, with amino-acid sequence MTVLTGSIVTLRPTEEGDVPVLAEIRATPQVREHWRGGDDLAAEVASDLKDPDLGNFTILYEDRIAGAIQWYAEEEPDYRHAGIDVFLDPALHGRGIGADAVRTLAAHLIDDHGHHRLVIDPAADNAPAIRCYAKVGFQPVGVMRRYERGADGTWHDGLLMDLLPEDLVR; translated from the coding sequence ATGACCGTGCTCACCGGAAGTATCGTCACGCTGCGTCCCACCGAGGAGGGCGACGTCCCCGTGCTCGCCGAGATCCGCGCCACCCCGCAGGTGCGCGAGCACTGGCGGGGCGGCGACGACCTCGCCGCCGAGGTCGCCTCCGACCTCAAGGACCCGGACCTGGGGAACTTCACCATCCTGTACGAGGACCGGATCGCCGGCGCGATCCAGTGGTACGCCGAGGAGGAGCCCGACTACCGGCACGCCGGGATCGACGTCTTCCTCGACCCCGCGCTGCACGGCCGGGGCATCGGCGCCGACGCGGTGCGCACCCTGGCCGCGCACCTCATCGACGACCACGGCCACCACCGCCTGGTGATCGACCCCGCCGCGGACAACGCCCCGGCGATCCGCTGCTACGCCAAGGTCGGCTTCCAACCGGTCGGGGTGATGCGCCGCTACGAGCGCGGCGCCGACGGCACCTGGCACGACGGGCTGCTGATGGACCTGCTCCCCGAGGACCTGGTCCGCTGA
- a CDS encoding amidohydrolase — protein sequence MSAPLIISARRVHTLDADAPPASFVAIDGDHIVGVGGPEERAAFEGPETRIADFGDATVVPGLNDSHLHPVWGLELARGMDLTDAGPLEAVRRRVAEEARRGAPWILGWGLDPNVFGPEGPSGRVFDDAAGGRPLFLRLRDAHSAVAGTAALEAAGVTGAEEFADGSEVAPGADGRPTGYLKELSAMDLVARHIPAEPVQERAGRLVELLTAMARTGLVSAHVMDFAEGTREVVELVESRGDLPIRLRFSPMVPPGASLEELREAAALQRRGGRRWHVEGVKFMIDGTVDNGTAWLERPDALGESRAPLWRDPEAFREALRFFIDRGVPTATHAIGDRAVRCVLEAIASAPPKVRARAPHRVEHVETVPDDTVAAFAELGVVAGMQPVHATRQTCADGSDNWSRRLGPERAARGWRCRDLREAGVAVALGSDWPVTPFDARAVIADTVLRRPVERPDLAPVQPDQALDMRMALEGYTTHAALAAGHERVAGRIRPGYRADLTVLGADPLACTPEELAAAPVLATVLDGRIQRHL from the coding sequence ATGTCCGCACCGCTGATCATCTCCGCCCGCCGCGTGCACACCCTGGACGCGGACGCCCCGCCCGCGTCCTTCGTCGCGATCGACGGGGACCACATCGTCGGCGTCGGCGGCCCCGAGGAGCGGGCCGCCTTCGAAGGGCCGGAGACCCGCATCGCCGACTTCGGCGACGCGACGGTCGTCCCCGGGCTGAACGACAGCCACCTGCACCCGGTGTGGGGGCTGGAGCTGGCCCGCGGTATGGACCTCACCGACGCGGGACCGCTGGAGGCGGTGCGGCGGCGGGTCGCCGAAGAGGCGCGGCGCGGCGCCCCGTGGATCCTCGGCTGGGGCCTGGACCCCAACGTGTTCGGCCCGGAGGGGCCCAGCGGCCGGGTGTTCGACGACGCCGCCGGGGGCCGGCCGCTGTTCCTGCGGCTGCGCGACGCGCACTCCGCGGTCGCCGGCACCGCCGCGCTGGAGGCCGCCGGGGTGACCGGCGCCGAGGAGTTCGCCGACGGCTCTGAGGTCGCGCCGGGGGCCGACGGCCGCCCCACCGGGTACCTCAAGGAGCTGAGCGCGATGGACCTGGTCGCCCGGCACATCCCGGCCGAGCCGGTGCAGGAGCGGGCCGGCAGGCTGGTGGAGCTGCTCACCGCGATGGCCCGCACCGGCCTGGTCTCCGCGCACGTCATGGACTTCGCCGAGGGCACCCGGGAGGTGGTGGAGCTGGTCGAGTCCCGCGGCGACCTGCCGATCCGGCTGCGCTTCTCGCCGATGGTGCCGCCCGGCGCCTCCCTGGAGGAGCTGCGGGAGGCCGCCGCGCTGCAGCGCCGGGGCGGCCGCCGGTGGCACGTGGAGGGGGTGAAGTTCATGATCGACGGGACCGTGGACAACGGCACCGCGTGGCTGGAGCGGCCGGACGCCCTCGGCGAGTCGCGCGCCCCGCTCTGGCGCGACCCGGAGGCGTTCCGCGAGGCGCTCCGGTTCTTCATCGACCGCGGCGTCCCCACCGCCACGCACGCGATCGGCGACCGCGCGGTGCGCTGCGTGCTGGAGGCGATCGCCTCCGCGCCGCCGAAGGTGCGGGCCCGGGCCCCGCACCGGGTCGAGCACGTGGAGACCGTACCGGACGACACCGTGGCGGCCTTCGCCGAGCTGGGCGTGGTGGCCGGCATGCAGCCGGTGCACGCCACCCGGCAGACCTGCGCCGACGGCAGCGACAACTGGTCGCGGCGGCTGGGCCCGGAGCGGGCGGCGCGCGGCTGGCGCTGCCGCGACCTGCGCGAGGCCGGGGTCGCGGTGGCGCTCGGCTCGGACTGGCCGGTCACCCCGTTCGACGCGCGCGCGGTGATCGCCGACACCGTGCTGCGCCGCCCGGTGGAGCGGCCCGACCTCGCCCCGGTCCAGCCGGACCAGGCGCTGGACATGCGGATGGCGCTGGAGGGCTACACCACGCACGCCGCGCTCGCCGCAGGGCACGAGCGGGTGGCCGGGCGGATCCGGCCCGGCTACCGGGCCGACCTCACCGTGCTCGGCGCCGATCCGCTGGCCTGCACCCCGGAGGAGCTGGCGGCCGCCCCGGTCCTGGCGACGGTGCTGGACGGCCGGATCCAGCGGCACCTCTGA
- a CDS encoding OFA family MFS transporter, whose product MSVLDRERSVAPWDYSRWLIPPAALAVHLSIGQAYATSVYKNSLVAHFDTGQTQIGIVFSIAIVMLGLSAAVGGTWVERAGPRKAMLVSALCWSSGFLVSAAGIAAGQLWLVYLGYGVIGGIGLGIGYISPVSTLIKWFPDRPGLATGMAIMGFGGGALIATPVSDALLAFYDPAYDSGAAGSVASGGALVGLFATLGAGYLALMLMGVLLIRVPPEGWAPAGFDPSAAAKAPMVTSASVSAANAVRTPQFWLLWTVLFTNVTAGIGILEQASPLIQDFFRDGGATPVTAAAAGGFVGLLSLFNMGGRFVWSSTSDYIGRKPVYLVYLGAGAVLYVVMATAGGGSVLLFTATACVILSFYGGGFATVPAYLRDLFGTYQVGAIHGRLLTAWSAAGIAGPLIVNSFLDAQGEPGTLTQEAYHGPLFTMVGLLAMGFVANLLIRPVAERFHEPGAAPAPAESAGPAEAGGPEAAPEVPAGGARARTPLLVVSWAVVGVLLGYGVLRILLTAAQLFTG is encoded by the coding sequence TTGAGCGTGCTGGACCGGGAGCGTTCCGTCGCCCCCTGGGACTACAGCAGGTGGCTCATCCCTCCGGCGGCACTGGCGGTGCACCTGTCCATCGGGCAGGCCTACGCCACCAGCGTCTACAAGAACTCGCTGGTGGCGCACTTCGACACCGGGCAGACCCAGATCGGCATCGTGTTCTCGATCGCGATCGTGATGCTGGGGCTGTCCGCGGCGGTCGGCGGGACGTGGGTGGAGCGCGCCGGGCCGCGCAAGGCGATGCTGGTCTCGGCGCTCTGCTGGAGCTCGGGGTTCCTGGTGAGCGCGGCGGGCATCGCCGCGGGGCAGCTGTGGCTGGTGTACCTGGGCTACGGGGTCATCGGCGGGATCGGGCTGGGCATCGGCTACATCAGCCCGGTCTCCACGCTGATCAAGTGGTTTCCGGACCGCCCCGGGCTGGCCACCGGCATGGCGATCATGGGGTTCGGCGGCGGTGCGCTGATCGCCACGCCGGTCTCCGACGCGCTGCTGGCGTTCTACGACCCGGCCTACGACTCCGGGGCGGCGGGCTCGGTCGCCTCGGGCGGGGCGCTGGTGGGGCTGTTCGCCACGCTCGGCGCCGGCTACCTGGCGCTGATGCTGATGGGCGTGCTGCTGATCCGCGTCCCCCCGGAGGGGTGGGCGCCGGCCGGGTTCGACCCGTCGGCCGCGGCGAAGGCCCCGATGGTGACCTCGGCGAGCGTCTCGGCCGCCAACGCGGTGCGCACCCCGCAGTTCTGGCTGCTGTGGACGGTGCTGTTCACCAACGTGACCGCGGGGATCGGCATCCTGGAGCAGGCCAGCCCGCTGATCCAGGACTTCTTCCGGGACGGCGGCGCCACCCCGGTCACCGCGGCCGCCGCCGGCGGGTTCGTCGGCCTGCTGTCGCTGTTCAACATGGGCGGCCGGTTCGTCTGGTCCAGCACCTCCGACTACATCGGCCGCAAGCCGGTCTACCTGGTCTACCTGGGCGCGGGCGCGGTGCTGTACGTGGTGATGGCGACCGCGGGCGGCGGCTCGGTGCTGCTGTTCACCGCCACGGCCTGCGTGATCCTGTCCTTCTACGGCGGGGGTTTCGCCACCGTCCCCGCCTATCTGCGCGACCTGTTCGGCACCTACCAGGTGGGCGCGATCCACGGCCGGCTGCTCACCGCCTGGTCGGCGGCGGGGATCGCCGGGCCGCTCATCGTCAACTCCTTCCTGGACGCCCAGGGCGAGCCGGGCACCCTCACCCAGGAGGCCTACCACGGTCCGCTGTTCACCATGGTGGGGCTGCTCGCCATGGGGTTCGTCGCCAACCTGCTGATCCGCCCGGTGGCGGAGCGGTTCCACGAGCCCGGGGCCGCGCCGGCCCCGGCGGAGTCCGCGGGCCCGGCCGAGGCCGGCGGCCCGGAGGCCGCCCCCGAGGTCCCGGCGGGCGGCGCCCGGGCGCGGACACCGCTGCTCGTGGTCTCCTGGGCGGTGGTCGGCGTGCTGCTCGGCTACGGCGTGCTGCGCATCCTGCTCACCGCCGCCCAGTTGTTCACCGGCTGA
- a CDS encoding mycothiol-dependent nitroreductase Rv2466c family protein encodes MAETWTADIWFDPSCPLSRVTARWLAEAARVRPIAVRRHVMSLTILNEHRDDDPEGDPEGYLLIPARICAAVRSRYGSDALGRFHDALWSGEEHGEQDWIGALEDALTAAGLPAELAEAGTADAHDAELRASHEAGVALVPGDVGTPIIAAAGPDGRRTAFFGPVITEAPTGEQAGRLWDGLLLVAGTPGFRELKGPAD; translated from the coding sequence ATGGCCGAGACCTGGACCGCGGACATCTGGTTCGACCCGTCCTGCCCGCTCAGCAGGGTCACCGCCCGCTGGCTGGCGGAGGCCGCCCGGGTGCGGCCCATCGCCGTCCGCCGCCACGTGATGAGCCTGACCATCCTCAACGAGCACCGCGACGACGACCCGGAAGGCGACCCCGAGGGGTACCTGCTGATCCCCGCGCGGATCTGCGCCGCGGTGCGGTCGCGGTACGGCTCCGACGCGCTCGGCCGCTTCCACGACGCGCTCTGGTCCGGCGAAGAGCACGGCGAGCAGGACTGGATCGGCGCCCTGGAGGACGCCCTCACCGCGGCCGGCCTGCCCGCCGAGCTCGCCGAGGCCGGCACGGCCGACGCCCACGACGCCGAGCTGCGCGCCTCGCACGAGGCCGGCGTCGCCCTGGTCCCCGGCGACGTGGGCACCCCGATCATCGCCGCGGCCGGCCCGGACGGCCGCCGGACCGCGTTCTTCGGCCCGGTGATCACTGAGGCCCCGACCGGGGAGCAGGCCGGCCGGCTCTGGGACGGCCTGCT
- a CDS encoding OmpA family protein, which produces MHARMEVESVERWDDRTMLRFTLTSLEDEPMEMAGMSFGVNAGLDGSMRSFRLVDPVGQRRWAPAGPGEIHLYGSDLRDMVWEPGVEYAFGLVYDRLPEDVQAVTVLGSAGLGEFAGVPVADGEPAPLPSRTPPELDEDGPEPSGRVELPMRDIEDGEAIDQEESGPVDVYGVREEAVERTGDGGRETVALRSDVLFDFDADTLDERAGKVLDDVVAETEERADPDKPPITITGHTDGKGTDDYNQDLSERRAEAVKEVLEAELGGGYEYVTEGKGATEPLLEEGGDDDAEARAENRRVEISYTFKQDVEPSADGEAGGSGESEGFQVPVEEAAEPAAFRSPQDAGPAAEAEDPEGEAEIAVYPFYRDGAFLVARFDITNTGDRLSATSDFYGDRRGGFPEFSVQDPASGTIYRQARLGGTGDDRYLLGNEPWPVVLDPGLPNHGVAYFTAPPGDLTEAVFDAGPFGKLTVPVEE; this is translated from the coding sequence ATGCACGCCCGGATGGAGGTGGAGTCGGTGGAGCGCTGGGACGACCGGACCATGCTGCGGTTCACCCTCACCAGCCTGGAGGACGAGCCGATGGAGATGGCCGGCATGTCGTTCGGGGTCAACGCCGGCCTGGACGGGTCGATGCGATCGTTCCGCCTGGTCGACCCGGTGGGGCAGCGCCGGTGGGCGCCGGCCGGCCCCGGCGAGATCCACCTGTACGGCAGCGACCTGCGCGACATGGTCTGGGAGCCCGGCGTGGAGTACGCCTTCGGCCTGGTCTACGACCGGCTCCCCGAGGACGTGCAGGCGGTCACCGTGCTCGGCTCGGCCGGGCTCGGCGAGTTCGCCGGGGTGCCGGTGGCCGACGGAGAACCGGCCCCGCTGCCCAGCCGGACCCCGCCGGAACTGGACGAGGACGGCCCGGAGCCGTCCGGCCGCGTCGAGCTGCCGATGCGCGACATCGAGGACGGCGAGGCGATCGATCAGGAGGAGTCCGGGCCGGTCGACGTGTACGGCGTCCGGGAGGAGGCGGTCGAGCGGACCGGGGACGGCGGGCGGGAGACCGTGGCGCTCCGCAGCGATGTCCTCTTCGACTTCGACGCCGACACGCTGGACGAGCGGGCCGGCAAGGTCCTGGACGACGTGGTCGCCGAGACCGAGGAGCGCGCCGACCCGGACAAGCCGCCGATCACCATCACCGGCCACACCGACGGCAAGGGCACCGACGACTACAACCAGGACCTGTCCGAGCGCCGCGCCGAAGCCGTCAAGGAGGTCCTGGAGGCCGAGCTCGGCGGCGGCTACGAGTACGTCACCGAGGGCAAGGGCGCCACCGAGCCGCTCCTCGAGGAGGGCGGCGACGACGACGCCGAGGCCCGCGCCGAGAACCGCCGGGTCGAGATCTCCTACACCTTCAAGCAGGACGTGGAGCCGTCCGCCGACGGGGAAGCCGGCGGGTCCGGGGAGTCCGAGGGCTTCCAGGTTCCCGTGGAGGAGGCCGCAGAGCCGGCGGCGTTCCGCTCGCCGCAGGACGCCGGACCCGCCGCCGAGGCGGAGGACCCGGAGGGCGAGGCGGAGATCGCCGTCTACCCCTTCTACCGGGACGGCGCGTTCCTGGTGGCCCGGTTCGACATCACCAACACCGGCGACCGGCTCAGCGCGACCTCGGATTTCTACGGCGACCGGCGGGGCGGGTTCCCTGAGTTCTCCGTGCAGGACCCGGCGAGCGGCACCATCTACCGGCAGGCCCGGCTCGGCGGCACCGGCGACGACCGGTACCTGCTCGGCAACGAGCCCTGGCCGGTGGTGCTCGACCCCGGCCTGCCCAACCACGGGGTCGCCTACTTCACCGCCCCGCCCGGCGACCTGACCGAGGCGGTCTTCGACGCCGGCCCGTTCGGCAAGCTCACCGTCCCGGTCGAGGAGTGA
- a CDS encoding MerR family transcriptional regulator: MRIGELASVTGTSPRSLRYYEQHGLLTPSRDANGYRDYGEVEDAVRARNVRDLLDAGLAVDDIRRYTGNGCLDRPLRESPRCTAELETAKRRLAGLEERIARLQGLRDRLAVHSAELERALHSAD; the protein is encoded by the coding sequence GTGCGCATCGGAGAGCTCGCCTCGGTCACCGGCACCAGCCCCCGGTCCCTGCGCTACTACGAGCAGCACGGGCTGCTCACCCCCTCCCGGGACGCCAACGGGTACCGGGACTACGGCGAGGTGGAGGACGCCGTCCGCGCGCGCAACGTCAGGGACCTGCTCGACGCCGGACTGGCCGTCGACGACATCCGCCGCTACACCGGGAACGGCTGCCTGGACCGTCCGCTGCGCGAGTCGCCGCGGTGCACCGCCGAGCTGGAGACGGCGAAGCGCCGGCTGGCCGGGCTGGAGGAGCGGATCGCCCGCCTGCAGGGGCTCCGCGACCGGCTCGCCGTGCACAGCGCGGAGCTGGAGCGGGCCCTGCACTCGGCCGACTGA
- a CDS encoding SDR family oxidoreductase — protein sequence MLCRRRIAPQMVREGAGSIVNITSMSSRSGYAGRSDHAAGKAGVHLLSQAPADELGPHGVRVDCVAPGWIESPVPRDRMAARAAEEGVSYQEVRDRDVRRMALHRIAAEEGVARAVLFLAGDASAATTGAVIDVNAGRDFA from the coding sequence CTGCTCTGCCGCCGGCGGATCGCCCCGCAGATGGTCCGCGAGGGCGCGGGGTCGATCGTCAACATCACCTCCATGTCCAGCAGGTCCGGCTACGCCGGGCGCAGCGACCACGCGGCCGGCAAGGCCGGCGTGCACCTGCTCTCCCAGGCCCCCGCCGACGAACTGGGGCCGCACGGGGTGCGGGTCGACTGCGTCGCCCCCGGATGGATCGAGAGCCCGGTGCCCCGCGACCGGATGGCCGCCCGCGCCGCCGAGGAGGGCGTCTCCTACCAGGAGGTCCGCGACCGGGACGTGCGGCGCATGGCGCTGCACCGGATCGCCGCCGAGGAGGGCGTCGCCCGCGCGGTGCTCTTCCTGGCCGGCGACGCCTCGGCCGCCACCACCGGTGCCGTCATCGACGTCAACGCCGGCCGGGACTTCGCCTGA
- a CDS encoding MFS transporter — MTSSNALASLTPRVVAGFLGTWVLALMAANLVPVLITSLVSELGLTIGQAGTVATAMSLGSVLAMLGTARFIDRWDRPATARCGLLLIFAGFGAGAAVLHPTVVIAGIVVGGVGSGIVVAAGNAAAASTADPDRTSTVVLVANRFAAAALLAIAPLFQGDLRMLLAMIAAVGLVGVVTAGGLPNLPQGLAGAASATRRNAAAGVVLAATMGAWSMTEEMVYSMTGALAEAAHLSPGAGGLLLSASVVGGFFGAMASPLLLRLFGRAWSLAAVVAVSTLAKVLMITVASAAVHGAALIAWGFLYGTVLTLVTGLAARMDVSGRIAVLVSTVYLFGLALGPFAGGNLIEVVSPAGYAAAVTLPSLAFGTALFVIARRNRALDRPAAAGAPSGSPGAERPAPPQPR; from the coding sequence GTGACCTCCTCGAACGCCCTCGCCTCCCTCACTCCGCGCGTCGTCGCCGGGTTCCTCGGCACCTGGGTGCTGGCCCTGATGGCGGCCAACCTCGTACCCGTGCTGATCACCTCGCTCGTCTCCGAGCTCGGGCTGACCATCGGGCAGGCCGGCACGGTCGCCACCGCCATGTCCCTCGGGTCGGTGCTGGCGATGCTCGGCACCGCCCGGTTCATCGACCGCTGGGACCGGCCGGCGACCGCCCGCTGCGGGCTGCTGCTGATCTTCGCCGGGTTCGGCGCGGGCGCCGCCGTCCTGCACCCGACCGTGGTCATCGCCGGCATCGTGGTCGGCGGCGTGGGCAGCGGGATCGTGGTCGCCGCCGGCAACGCCGCCGCGGCGAGCACCGCCGACCCGGACCGCACCAGCACGGTGGTACTGGTCGCCAACCGGTTCGCCGCCGCCGCGCTGCTCGCCATCGCCCCGCTGTTCCAGGGCGACCTGCGGATGCTGCTCGCGATGATCGCCGCGGTCGGCCTGGTCGGGGTGGTCACCGCCGGCGGGCTGCCCAACCTCCCGCAGGGGCTCGCCGGCGCCGCGTCGGCGACCCGGCGCAACGCCGCGGCCGGCGTCGTGCTCGCGGCGACCATGGGCGCCTGGTCGATGACCGAGGAGATGGTCTACTCGATGACCGGTGCCCTGGCCGAGGCCGCGCACCTGTCCCCCGGCGCGGGCGGGCTGCTCCTCTCGGCCAGCGTGGTCGGCGGTTTCTTCGGGGCCATGGCCTCCCCGCTGCTGCTCCGGCTGTTCGGCCGGGCCTGGTCGCTGGCCGCGGTGGTCGCCGTGTCGACCCTGGCGAAGGTCCTGATGATCACGGTGGCCTCCGCGGCGGTGCACGGCGCCGCGCTGATCGCCTGGGGCTTCCTCTACGGGACGGTGCTGACCCTGGTCACCGGGCTGGCCGCGCGGATGGACGTCAGCGGCCGGATCGCCGTGCTGGTCTCCACGGTCTACCTGTTCGGGCTGGCGCTGGGCCCGTTCGCCGGGGGCAACCTGATCGAGGTGGTCTCCCCGGCCGGCTACGCGGCCGCCGTCACCCTGCCGAGCCTGGCCTTCGGCACCGCGCTGTTCGTGATCGCCCGCCGCAACCGCGCCCTGGACCGGCCGGCCGCCGCCGGAGCGCCCTCCGGCTCCCCCGGCGCCGAGCGGCCCGCTCCCCCGCAGCCCCGCTGA